A genomic segment from Nicotiana tabacum cultivar K326 chromosome 7, ASM71507v2, whole genome shotgun sequence encodes:
- the LOC142161851 gene encoding E3 ubiquitin-protein ligase ATL31-like, whose translation MGNSKIKQNSSVSDYLLFVFLFSCLLVVIIPKAAAQPQNNQSEFQYAKLNPPLAIIIIVLIAALFFMAAFSVYIRHCTQSSTSGSVRRALSMRRRAAAARGLDAAIIETFPTFTYAEVKDHHIGKGALECAVCLNEFEDDETLRLIPKCDHVFHPECIDAWLQSHDTCPVCRANLAPQPGESPAQVSELNQEGQQQPGTELQQQNEEVSIRIEGDEEQREPVQQQQQEGSVRSRVKRNLSFNVQNRVQKQEEGGSTKPGVKRNLSFNMPILSPRSFSMKPRIFSKFRSHSTGHSLVLPGENLDRYTLRLPEGIRKEVMNRALLNRAKSFGVALPRNGSSRKGYRTGTGEGSSRGARSNRRIDRSEPEGHSDRWVFTIAPPFISRGSSIKSPKVGAETGEGSTSGSVKNAVKLPSFKCLEPKGDETSLMSADSARPPV comes from the coding sequence ATGGGTAATTCTAAAATTAAGCAGAACTCGTCAGTTTCTGATTATCTTCTCTTTGTGTTCCTCTTCTCATGTCTATTAGTAGTAATAATTCCCAAAGCAGCGGCACAGCCACAAAATAATCAAAGTGAGTTTCAATATGCAAAGCTCAATCCACCTCTGGCAATTATCATAATTGTTCTAATTGCAGCGCTCTTTTTCATGGCCGCTTTCTCTGTTTACATCCGACACTGTACTCAGTCCTCTACTAGCGGCAGCGTTCGGCGAGCTCTGTCTATGCGCCGCCGTGCTGCAGCGGCGCGTGGACTTGATGCAGCCATTATTGAGACTTTTCCGACCTTTACATATGCTGAAGTGAAGGATCACCATATTGGTAAAGGAGCTTTGGAGTGTGCTGTTTGCTTAAACGAGTTTGAAGATGATGAAACGCTGCGTTTAATTCCTAAGTGCGATCACGTTTTTCACCCGGAATGTATTGATGCTTGGCTTCAATCTCATGATACTTGCCCGGTTTGCCGAGCTAACCTCGCCCCTCAACCCGGTGAATCGCCGGCCCAAGTTTCCGAGTTGAACCAAGAGGGTCAACAACAACCGGGGACTGAGCTTCAACAGCAAAACGAAGAAGTTTCGATACGCATAGAGGGCGACGAAGAACAACGAGAACCGGTtcagcagcaacaacaagaaggtTCAGTTAGATCGAGAGTGAAGCGGAATTTGAGCTTCAACGTGCAGAACCGGGTTCAGAAGCAAGAAGAAGGGGGTTCAACTAAACCGGGAGTAAAGAGAAACTTGAGTTTCAACATGCCGATTCTTTCACCAAGATCATTTTCCATGAAGCCAAGGATATTTAGCAAGTTCAGGTCACATTCAACCGGCCACTCACTAGTACTACCGGGTGAGAATTTGGACCGGTACACCCTAAGGTTACCAGAGGGGATTCGTAAGGAGGTAATGAACCGGGCATTATTGAACCGGGCTAAGAGCTTTGGAGTTGCCTTACCAAGAAACGGAAGTTCAAGAAAAGGGTACAGAACCGGTACTGGAGAGGGAAGCAGCAGGGGTGCTAGATCTAACAGACGGATCGATCGGTCCGAACCGGAAGGACATTCGGACCGGTGGGTTTTCACTATTGCACCACCATTCATTTCTAGAGGTTCatcaataaaatcaccaaaagTTGGAGCTGAAACCGGTGAGGGTTCCACCTCTGGAAGTGTGAAAAACGCCGTCAAATTACCGTCGTTTAAATGCTTGGAACCAAAAGGTGATGAAACCTCTTTGATGTCTGCTGACTCGGCTCGACCTCCGGTTTAG